The Scyliorhinus canicula chromosome 11, sScyCan1.1, whole genome shotgun sequence genome contains a region encoding:
- the LOC119973550 gene encoding mitochondrial import receptor subunit TOM20 homolog, with product MMRKTSAIAVGICGALFVGYCIYFDRKRRNEPSFKKRLQDRRRKQRLATKGNGLSYVSNQKDAEAMQAVFLEQIQLGEEFLAQGDYEIGVDHLSNAIAICGQPRQLLNVLQQTIPPPIFHLLLRKLSTISV from the coding sequence ATGATGAGGAAGACCAGCGCCATTGCAGTGGGGATCTGTGGAGCCCTCTTTGTTGGATATTGCATCTACTTCGACAGGAAGCGACGGAATGAGCCCAGCTTTAAGAAGCGGCTGCAGGATCGAAGAAGGAAGCAGAGATTGGCCACAAAGGGGAACGGCCTCTCCTACGTCTCAAATCAGAAGGATGCAGAGGCCATGCAGGCAGTTTTCCTGGAGCAGATCCAGCTTGGAGAGGAGTTTCTGGCGCAAGGTGACTACGAGATTGGTGTCGACCACCTGTCGAATGCGATTGCAATTTGTGGCCAACCTCGGCAACTGCTCAATGTTCTCCAACAGACCATCCCTCCACCAATTTTCCATTTGCTCCTGAGGAAACTCTCCACCATCAGCGTATGA